The genomic region TCAAAAAACACATTAACATGCTTGAATCGCTATATAATCACCCAGAAATGTCAATCATACGAAAAGCCCTTAATAACAATAGTAATAATCAAGGCCAAATTTCTAAAACACTAAATACATCTGCAGGTGCGTCCACTGTCCCCTCAGAGATACCGacttatatattttaatttttttggaaatattttagcttaaatttaaaatttagtaaaattatgtaattaAATATCAGTAATAGTATAATGTTTAAGAATTAATGTTTGGAATAGGATTATCAGAAATTAAATTGACGAATGAAGAAGCATTGAATGCATTTACTCAGTTGTTGAACAAAACGAGTAAGGATATAGCGGGGAATGTGCCATCAGTGACCACTAACACTAAGACAAAAACCACTTCCTCTGGAATCAAATACAACAAACAGCGTCTGACGATTGTCGACACGCTCTCGTCAATGTACAAGACTGGTGGAGAGCCTCACTTCCCGCGCTTCGTCTGCGGCTCAATTGACCGCTCTAAAGTAGTTCAGTCGGAGACTATTAGCATACCCTTTGATAAATCAGAACGACATAATATACACGTACAATTCGAGAAATTCGACCCCAAAGATTCAATCATGTGGCCGAAACTTAACACACTATCACAGACCATCACAGAAAGTATTTTCCCCACACATACATATTCTTACATCATTGTATATAGTGGTTAAAAATGAGTTTAGGAACGAGTGTGCAAGTGGCACCGTTGAAGTATGGGAGTTTGATGGGTTGGAAGGCGGGAACAGTGGCCTCTATCTCATCAGGACAATTGATGATACGAGTGCCAAACGAGCAGAAGGAAAGAATGTATCTATTGCGGAACTTCATCCCGCCAAACGTGCCTGTTGTCAAGCTCGAGAAGGGGTACTGGCGCCTTCTGCCCAGGGAACTGGACGTCAACACCGACCTCTACGTAGGCTCCTGCCTCTCACTGCTTAACTTGGCTGAAAACGATGAGTCGATTGACGTTGTCGTTGTAAATCTCTTTTTCTCACAAGAAAACTCACCTATCGCACCCATTAAACCACCCTACGATGAGACAAATTTCTATTCGAACCCGAATGATACTGGTAATAatagataaatatatttattaccATATAATACTATAATAACTTTATAGAAAATAACAAGAAACACCCGGAAAATTCAAGTGATCATGATGATAAGGGAAAATGTTTAGAAAACAATAAGGATGGTAATAACTCCAATGAAAACGCAAACGAGGAGAAGTTAAAGAGTTCAATTGGTACTTGCCGTTGTGAAGGATATAGTTTAAGAATATTTGAGGGTAAATATGTTGGAGTACCAGATCGAATTTTAGTACACAGTTTACATGATAAGAAGGAACATGAGGTGAAAGTGAGCGAGTTGCGAGGCTTTAAGCTTAACTACGACGTCCAGGCACACTTTGACGGTACAAGCGTAAATGGCCAGTTCCCAAATGGAGTGTGGGTAGTTCCAAGAAATATTTCGTTCCTGGGCAATTCTCTAGTTACTAAGGATTCAACAAGGCCAGGTTATGCCTGGCTTTTCAGGCCCGATTACTGTCTAATGATTTTCCCATTCAGTCGTACGGTTGACGTGCTACAGGATCTCTGCAGACTCATTCCATTTCTCCACCCAGAACTTAACTATTTGGCACTTTGTGCCGGGCTTTGGTCACTCAGAAATAACCCAGAGATTAGAGATCGTGAGTCCGTTTCCTATACCCGAAGCCAAAAGGCTGCAATTCGAGACCTCACCTCAAATGACGTAGTAAACGAAGTGTGCGCCGACGTACTCCGATGCCCATTCTCACTAATCCGCAGACTCTACGCCTGTTTCCCAGTCTTCAGCCTCTGGATTGCACTTGACCTTTACGACTCAGAAAATGATCCTGATCCAACAATTCCAACTTGTATTACAACTATTCCACCCACATACTGTGAGAAGTGCAATGGAATCCGTTTCAAGAAAACTGGAATCACAAAGATCGTTCCAAACAAGTTCAACAATCTTTTCAAATCCATTACCACAAATACTGTTAATACTAgtagtactactactactaataatgTAGCTAATACTAAGGAGACTGACACAACtactaatagtaataatacCGTCACTAATAACACAGatacaaataataacacTAATACTGATGAACAATTAAAGGTTGTTAAAGGTGATGCTACAGATGAGAATAGTGTTAGTATTGAAAGGATACCGGTATTGACGGATTTGGAGCGAGTGGAGGATATGGTGAAGAGGTTTGAGTCATTAGCCAATTCTCGTTGGAGGATGACTCGGGAGTTCACAGCATCCTATAGTTTAGATGACGAGATTTCGATGCTGACGACTTCCCCGCAGACCTCTGCCCGCACGAACTCGGAGTTCATCTTGCAGCTGGCAGGCCTGATGAGTAACGTGAAAAGAGGAAAGGACGCACAGGTTGACCCGAACCTAGTCTTCAAGCTGTACCAACTAGCAGAAGAATGTGCTTCAACCACAGAAGGAGCACTTCTTACAGGCTGGTCATCATACATACTCTCATACCCCAAAGAAGACAATAATATCCAGAATATTCACTCTAGAACTCAAAATAAGCCAAAGGATTTACTACAGGGGTTAGGTGCCATGAGTGCCATTAGCAGTCCTGGAATATGTCCTCTAAATTCCTTTAAATCCAGTAATTCTCCCTCCCTCTCACTTAACTCACCCTCAATCTTAAACTCGCCCTCTATCTCACTTAACTCACCTTTCATATCATTGAATTCGCCTTGCATCCACATTAACTCACCCAAGAATAAGACCAACCTTTCTTCTCTCACCTGTCCAATTAAAAACTCGGTTCACAACATTGCTGGTAATACCCCTTGTCCATTTACTGGCAACCTTGTTAATAACGTGCCTAGTACTCAGTTTAACAGTAGCCTGGCTAATGATGTTAATTTGATGAAGGCAGGATGTCCCATCAGAAGCTGCCCCGTAGATTTAACAAGCAATTATACACAATTGCTGGCAAACAATCCAATACTAACTGACCTATCAAACATGTATAAACGTAAAAGAGAAGCtgatattaatagaaaGGACAGTGACTTGGGAGAAAGATTCATTGACATTACCCGTAAATTTAGTGCAATTAATAGAAAAGATAGTGAAATGAGGAGGAATAGTGATATGAGTCGCAGAGCTGAGGATGGTAGAGTTGGAATCAAGTATCAGAAAGGAATGAATATACAGCTAGGGCTCCAGGTGAAGCAACAGGAATTAGCTGCCAGGAAGGCTAAAACACCCGAAAAGGAAGTGGAATTCATTGATGACCCGCACGACTTCTGCAAGTTCAACGACCTCCCCAAGAGAAGGTCCTACATCTCATCAATCAAGTGGGACGAAGACCTCGAAGTTTAACactaatttttttactttCCAACCTTCACAATATTTACTTaagatttattttattattaggttttctttaattttaaactacaATAATTATCCAAGTACActatttacacattttatgGTGTTTCTACTACTCATAAAAAGAGTTAATGGGAATTTTTGGCATGATAGATGGGTTTGTTACACAAATTTAATGTGTTTGAAGTGAATATTGGTGGAGTCAGGTGGATTCGGCACTGGGCAAAGAAGAAGAGCGTTAAAAGTACCCATTACTTGATTGGTGACGGAGATTCTTCACTTTACAGACCAGTTGTCCCAGGGAGTATTTTGGCCAACGGCAGAAAACTTCCAAATAGGAAAACTAAACCCAGAGAATTTCGACTCTGCGCTACTTCTTCTGGCAAATTTGCACTTGTTCAGCCTTACCCGCCAAACGTTAATCCTACCCTTGCTCCTTTTCCGAAAAACGTATCGGGAAGTGGAAATGACTTGAACAAATTGGgtcattttaaatttgtgCAAAAATACAAGGGCGTGGAGTACGTCTCTCTCAAGCGGATGGTGCCTTACCCAAGGGGCAGGTACGCTTACACATTTGACACGGACCGAATTTTTCCCACACAAAAATCTAAGTAActttttgtaaaatattgacaaaaattttgtataatatttaagCGATGATACGGTCGACAATCGCACCGAAACTAGCCCGGAACCTCAAACTCGTCGGCGAGGTTGACACACTGTCCAAGATCCACGACAAAACCAAAACTCTCACGCTCTCCATTTGTAATCACAGTGAACGCCCTGAAGACCATGAATTTCCTCACAAGAATCCATTTCGGGACAAGAAACCTACACACTTTAAGGACACGAATAAGCCTAAGCTCGGAGTACAGTATCTCTGCAACACAACACTTGACgttatgtataataaaaccAGCTTCAACGTTTTACAATCACAAACCAATTCTCTTCTACAAGTAACCCATACataaaactattttatacatttattcACTAATAAGTTATTcataatgtatataattaattggtTATTGGCAACTAGAAAATTTACAGGCTTCGAGCAACTTTAAGATTGATGAATTATTACTGTTATTATGTCCATATGCAATATACGCTGATTCTTATAGTCGCTGGTTCAGGGTTAGGCATTCCGAATTTAGTGCAGCTTTGCGAGTTTATAATCGTCACTTGCTCTCAACAGTTTCTGACATGTCAATTGAGCAGGTTTACTTCATGATCGTCCTGTTTACTAAGCTTAGCAAACGCTACGAGCAGTACGCCCTGACGGACCTTTCCCTGCTTTCATGCCTCATTTCAAAGCTTATATTCTTCGCAGAGAACATACCAAAACCCACTGAGACCAAGTCAAATAATCTTGAGAAGAACCGCTTCTCTGCGGAGATGAGATCCTACAACTCAACGCTCCAGACCGTCTACAACTGCTACTTCCCCTACTTCAGGATGATTTACACAAGCCTCGACCGCCCAAGAACTTACACTGAATACCTCACGAAATCCTCTTTACATTTACAACAACTTATACACTCACACCTACAACAACATAGCATAAATGGTAGATTAGGTGAGATTACTAATTACTTCAACGAATTGGTAAAATCACTTAACAAATTGGCTGATCATAATCACTTAAAACTGACTACCATAACATACCTGATAAGGATTTTGAGTAACTCAGGACTCTGTGACAGTAGGctagttaataaattggCAATTTCATTACATTCACTAACGGTGCATTTATACGTTTTGACGGAACCAACTGAGAATCTTGATAAACAATCAGATGAACCAGTTGAGGATCACTCAGTGTTGCAAAATCTGTTCACTGAAGTTTTGGATAATTTGAGTTTAAGTGACATTTCAATGTGTTTGGAAAGTTTGGAGAAAACCCGCCACATCAATGAGAGTCTTCTGACTCTCTTCATACCTTACGTGGTAAACGGACTTAAAAATGCTCAGACGAAAGATTTAGTTATCCTTATGAACCAACTCACCAAGCTCAACTTCTTCCACTGGCCGGTCTGGCTTCTCATGGCCAGAGGCATTAATGTGAGCAAGTTGGCCCAAATTAAGGACCTAAACTTATTAACTGAGTTCTACTCCTCACTTGCGATCCAGAACACTTACTTGAACAGTGCCAGTATTAGCCGAATCAATGGGCTTAAATTTGTCCACATCACTGATTTGGAGAGTGAGAGTAAGGACAAGGAAGTTGGAGTTGCTGAGATATTGAACAAGATGTACGGCTTGGAGGGGAGTATGGAATCGTTATTGAATTCCTACGTAAAGCTGATGAGAGATTTGGATAACTATTTTAAAGTTGGAGCTGTTGGAACTTTGGGGAATAGCCTGACTCTGGAAACTCTGaccaaaaataaattcagACAAATTAatctataatttatcaacacactaatatacttttaccaattctattataaataaataaatatataaaaattgtaatcAACAACAGATTAGGTATCTAGAACACCGATATTGACGAGATGAGGGATTTCACAGGCTAGCCAGGGAGCGAGCTGAATTGGTAAGAAAGTGTTAAAACTTACGCCTAGTGCGAGGCCGTGTGCGATACCATACTTCGGGGCGTTCTTCTGCCAAAGTGGAAGGAAATGAGCATCCAAACAAATGCGACCGCCTCTATACATCTTCGCAGTTTTGCCCTCCAGTGatcttattattatatcaaatgGAGCATTGGGATATGCTGCCGGTATCTAATCACACTTTATACTcataaaattactataaTAACTACCAcacatataaatatataatgaaagTATAGTAATATAAGTTTATAGTAGTAGACAGTTATGTAGTATACATATGTGTAAAAAGTGAGTAACCTCAAGTTCTAATTGGAATTTATAAGTTTTCATGTTGTGAACATACCAACATTCTCCAAACCAGCTAAAAAATGAGATACAGAGTAAAAACTACCATGTTCCGTTATCGTTACAGTCGAGTGTAAACCATTCGGTGTtgttttgtttattttcCTCAACGTATTGTATCAAAGCTGCAAATTCCTCGTTTAGTCTCGTCTCCCAGTCCTCTGGGTTGTCAAATGGGCCTGTGTTAGTTTTACATAGGGGGATTCCTTCCACTGACAAGTGGCTCAAACCACTTGACATTGTTTCTTCCTCTTCCtctgttaatttatttttttcaaaatttcaaaatgattttaaactaattaatttctttattattgggtttaatttctatttttcaaaatatttCTTCTCCCCTTCTTATCCCCTTATTCCCCCAAAATCAacacaattaatttatccaTAATTTTTCTTAAACTATCACTTAAACTACAATTTAATAAGTTATAACTAAGACtagattaaaataaattttaaaattaattaatcaGTAATGTGTAGATTAAATTGTAGATTATAGTTTTGAGGGTTAGAGTGTATGTTTTCGTTGAGTAATTTGTAGGAACGGATAAACATATGCAAGTGCTTGTTGTAGGCTCGGTATTGACCTAGCTCCCGTGAACGTTATGTTGCCTGAAGAGTACACTGTCACTGAGACCACCTCTTCCTTTGATTGTTTTAGCTGTGTTTCTGGCTTCTTTAACCCCTCTTCAGTTTTCTCCAAATCTTTCAGGTTCTGGTCCACTCTCGTCCAAACAGTTTCACCCTTTAGCATTTTCCTCTTCTTTTTCACCAATTTCGGAACCAAACTGTGTACCTATAACATTTTTTATCTACCATGGGATTATCTAACTAACAATACTATGatataaaatagtttaattGGGTAAATAAAAGGTGAATGATTTGTGTAAATGACAAATTTAGTGAAATGACTAGGAATAGGGGAATCATCAGCCGTGACACACCTTTCTATTATCCTTGATAGTTGAATCAACAAATCGATGAATACCAATTTTAGAAGCTTTATACTTATAACTTTTGGCTCTAGGAGTAGCGTTAGGCACAACAAAGGCATCAACAATttcttcttcctcttcTTCCAACTCTTCCATTTCAGGCTTTGACTCGGACTCCTGAGTCGGTTCAGCATACTTTGAGCTGAAG from Theileria annulata chromosome 1, complete sequence, *** SEQUENCING IN PROGRESS *** harbors:
- a CDS encoding protein CGI-126, putative → MSSGLSHLSVEGIPLCKTNTGPFDNPEDWETRLNEEFAALIQYVEENKQNNTEWFTLDCNDNGTCWFGECWYVHNMKTYKFQLELEIPAAYPNAPFDIIIRSLEGKTAKMYRGGRICLDAHFLPLWQKNAPKYGIAHGLALGLAPWLACEIPHLVNIGVLDT